The Polypterus senegalus isolate Bchr_013 chromosome 1, ASM1683550v1, whole genome shotgun sequence genome includes a window with the following:
- the tssc4 gene encoding protein TSSC4: MNDGKGNTQDAEILPQEKIEGILPDSISLSDSDSEDSTPNYGAEVENSSSDSSDGEGLASDQPLSKSGSAERVKKPFQLQGTSIGFSFRSKNIFDGLESAAKIKVPSLGDDNVVDGPFVRPLLPQAKKNTEPKYAHSVPDYVTHPERWTKYSLEGVSETSCRKNAMVAHEFIESLQKRQASGDDPQSLPSFKKDHLCASGSRVIFSKRSKPPVNTEKEDEKESESGKSDHGRDDSKKKIELLHLENQQEESVHGSVERSRSELEIRKRKAEDEMAVETVGFHTGRKMNRKNIRRQESEEDED, from the coding sequence ATGAATGATGGAAAAGGTAATACTCAAGATGCGGAAATTCTTCCTCAGGAGAAGATTGAAGGCATTCTCCCAGACTCCATTTCCCTGAGTGACTCTGATTCAGAGGACTCTACTCCTAACTATGGTGCAGAAGTGGAGAACTCCTCCTCTGATTCTTCAGATGGGGAAGGCTTGGCTAGTGACCAACCACTGTCCAAATCAGGCTCCGCAGAGAGAGTGAAGAAGCCTTTTCAATTACAAGGCACCAGTATCGGATTCTCCTTCCGCAGCAAAAACATATTTGATGGTTTAGAAAGTGCTGCAAAGATCAAAGTTCCCTCACTGGGAGATGACAATGTTGTTGATGGTCCTTTTGTACGCCCACTTTTACCCCAggctaaaaaaaatacagaacctAAATATGCTCATTCAGTTCCGGATTACGTTACACACCCAGAACGGTGGACCAAGTATAGTCTTGAAGGTGTCTCAGAAACCTCTTGCAGGAAAAATGCTATGGTAGCCCATGAGTTTATTGAAAGTCTCCAGAAGAGACAAGCTTCAGGTGATGATCCTCAGTCACTACCTTCATTTAAAAAAGATCATCTTTGTGCATCTGGTTCCAGGGTCATCTTTTCCAAACGCAGTAAACCCCCTGTGAACACTGAGAAAGAAGATGAGAAAGAAAGTGAATCTGGGAAGTCTGACCATGGTAGAGATGATTCAAAGAAGAAGATTGAATTGTTGCATCTAGAAAATCAACAGGAGGAGAGCGTGCATGGTAGTGTGGAGAGAAGCCGGTCAGAATTGGAAATAAGGAAGAGGAAGGCTGAAGATGAAATGGCAGTAGAAACAGTGGGATTTCATACGGGacgaaaaatgaacagaaaaaacattAGAAGACAGGAATctgaagaggatgaagactag